The Edwardsiella tarda ATCC 15947 = NBRC 105688 region ACCTGGCCGATGAGCTTTCCGCTGGTCCTGATCACCTGGCTGTTCTAACTGGCGACCCGCTTGAGACGCCGGGGTAAGCGTAGCCGACGCGTTGGCACGCACGGGAGAAAACGCACTCTTGTCCCTCGGCCCGACGGTAGACGCCGGGGCATTGGTCGTTGCTGTCGTCGTCGTCGAACGAAAGATATAGTCGAGAATGGCACGCGTCACGGGAGCCGCCACCACACCATCGCCGCCGCCATTCTCCAGGATCACCGCCATGGCAATGCGTGGATGGGGATAAGGCGCAAAGACGGTATAGAAGATATGGTCGCGCAAGCGAACCGGGATCATCTTCGCGTTATAGACCTGATTCTGCTTCAGGCCGAAGACTTGCGAAGTCCCCGACTTACCGGCGATCTGGTAGGGGGCCGTGTGGAAATATTTGTAGCCGGTACCATTCGGGTCATTCGCCATACCATACATGCCCCGTTTGACGATATCCCACACCGGCGACGTTGGCGTGGCGATCTGGCGGAAGTGACTCTGGCGATACGGCACGATCTGCTGACCATGCTTCACGGCATACAGCAGATGCGGCGTCACCACCTTGCCGTTATTAATCAAGATCCCGAGCGCCTTCACCATCTGGATCGGCGTAGCCGTCCAGTACCCCTGACCAATGCCGACCGAGACCGTATCGCCCTGGTACCACGGTTTATGGTGAACCCGCAGCTTCCAATCGCGATCGGGCAACACGCCGCGCGCCTCCTCATCTAGATCGATACCCGAAAGCTGACCATAGCCAAACTGGCTCATCCATTGATGGATGCGGTCGATGCCCATTTCGTAGGCGACTTGGTAGAAAAAGGTATCCGCCGACTCCTCGATGGCCTTCACCACATTCAGGATGCCGTGGCCGCTTTTCAGCCAATCACGGTAGCGCCGATGTGTCCCGGGCAACGTCCAGGTCGGCGCGCCAAAGAAGGTGGTCTGCGGGGTGATCACGCCCGCCAGCAAGGCCGCGCTGGCCATGTAGGGCTTGACCGTCGAGGCTGGGGGATAGATACCCTGGGTGACACGGTTAATCAGCGGCAGCGCCGGATTATGCAATAAGGCATTATACGCCTTATAAGAGATGCCATTGACAAAGGGGTTCGGATCATAGCTCGGGCTGGAAACCATGGCCAGGATACCGCCATCGCGCGGATCCATCACCACCACCGCCGCACGCTGCCCCTTCAACTGTTGCTCGATAAAGTGTTGTAATGGTAAATCGAGCGTGAGATAGACGCTGGATCCGGCGTGTGGTGGTTGCTCCTTCAGATAACGGACGATGCGCCCATGACTGTCGACCTCCACCTCCTGGCTACCGGTCTTGCCATGCAGCAATGACTCGTAGTAACGCTCGATACCCTGTTTACCGATGTCATGATCGGCGGAGTAGTTCTCTAGCTGCCCCTCGGCATCGAGTCGTTGCAGATCGTGATCGTTGATCTTCGAGACGTAGCCGACCACGTGAGCCAACTCGGCGCCATAGGGGTAATAACGTTGCTGGTAGGTCGAGAGTTGTACGCCGGGAAAGGCGAACTCGTTGACCGCAAAACGCGATACCTCCCGCTCGCTTAGCCCCTCCTTCAAGGGCACCTCGGCGAAACGCCGGGCATGCTTCATCGCCTGATGAAAGTCGTCGATCTCCTGTGGCGTCAGATCCACCAGCGGCGTCAGCGCCTTGAGCGTTTGCGCCAGATGTGGTGTTTTACCCGGGATCAGGGAGATCTGATACAGGGTTTGATTCTCGACCAACGGTGTACCGTAGCGATCGTAGATCAAGCCCCGCACCGGCGCGACCGGCAGCGTCTTGATATCATTCTCATCGGAACGGGTCTGATATTCGGCATGATCCTGCACCTGAAGGTGATATAGGTTGGCGATCAGCAAGGCAAAACAGAGGATCACCACGACCAACGCTATCAGCGTGCGGCGCAGAAACAGCGCCGACTCGGCACCATGATCACGGATGGCGTCTTTTAACAGATTCATGCAAAGGTGACACGAGCGGCATACACAGGCGACTGCGATACGGCGTAACGGATTGAACTCGGAGTCTAAGGGTACGCAGAAAGTCCAGCACGGCCAACCCGGCGCTTGCTAATCTTCTGGCGGCATTGTTTCAAGATATAACATCTGGCGCAAAGTGTGACGGGCGATGAACAAAGGTTACCGTGAGCGGCGCACGCGACGCCGCTCACGACAGATTACGCGATCCCTTTCGGGTTCGGGCCATACGCGTTACTCCCGCTCTGGCTGTCGGAGAACGTGAAGACCAGCAACACCAACCAACCGATCAACGGGATGAGACCGATCAACACCCACCAACCGGTACGACCGATATCATGCAGGCGGCGCACCAGGACGGCGATGGAGGGAATCAAGACCGCCAGACTATAGACAATGGTCAATACG contains the following coding sequences:
- the mrdA gene encoding penicillin-binding protein 2, which produces MNLLKDAIRDHGAESALFLRRTLIALVVVILCFALLIANLYHLQVQDHAEYQTRSDENDIKTLPVAPVRGLIYDRYGTPLVENQTLYQISLIPGKTPHLAQTLKALTPLVDLTPQEIDDFHQAMKHARRFAEVPLKEGLSEREVSRFAVNEFAFPGVQLSTYQQRYYPYGAELAHVVGYVSKINDHDLQRLDAEGQLENYSADHDIGKQGIERYYESLLHGKTGSQEVEVDSHGRIVRYLKEQPPHAGSSVYLTLDLPLQHFIEQQLKGQRAAVVVMDPRDGGILAMVSSPSYDPNPFVNGISYKAYNALLHNPALPLINRVTQGIYPPASTVKPYMASAALLAGVITPQTTFFGAPTWTLPGTHRRYRDWLKSGHGILNVVKAIEESADTFFYQVAYEMGIDRIHQWMSQFGYGQLSGIDLDEEARGVLPDRDWKLRVHHKPWYQGDTVSVGIGQGYWTATPIQMVKALGILINNGKVVTPHLLYAVKHGQQIVPYRQSHFRQIATPTSPVWDIVKRGMYGMANDPNGTGYKYFHTAPYQIAGKSGTSQVFGLKQNQVYNAKMIPVRLRDHIFYTVFAPYPHPRIAMAVILENGGGDGVVAAPVTRAILDYIFRSTTTTATTNAPASTVGPRDKSAFSPVRANASATLTPASQAGRQLEQPGDQDQRKAHRPGQAD
- a CDS encoding DUF805 domain-containing protein; this translates as MDWYLKVLKNYFVFSGRARRKEYWWFVLINCIISVVLAMVQNALGWTFENGEGVLTIVYSLAVLIPSIAVLVRRLHDIGRTGWWVLIGLIPLIGWLVLLVFTFSDSQSGSNAYGPNPKGIA